The following proteins are encoded in a genomic region of Pseudodesulfovibrio mercurii:
- the nuoH gene encoding NADH-quinone oxidoreductase subunit NuoH, with translation MNAFLQHLIPLVIAVIAAMIWLGINALLWVYCERKFAGHIQRRPGPFEVGPHGALQPLIDGLKLMGKQLLTPDNADPVLYWLAPLLSMIPVLLLYMPIPYGPVLTGMDVNLGLLLILAFSSFSALAVILAGWASNNKWGLLGAARAVSQTVAYEIPLLLTVLAISFMTGTLSLTEITNLQSGYIWNWYIFQQPLAFLIFLVAMFGETNRAPFDLAEAESELTAGFHTEYSAMGFGLFFLAEYGYMVVMCSVCSVLFLGGYHGPFPGIDGWWWMVLKTFALLSFMIWARWTFPRVRFDQLLNINWKWLLPLATFNLLATALIMKL, from the coding sequence ATGAACGCATTCTTACAACACCTGATCCCCCTGGTTATCGCGGTCATTGCGGCCATGATCTGGCTGGGCATCAACGCCCTGCTGTGGGTCTACTGCGAACGCAAGTTCGCGGGCCACATCCAGCGCCGGCCCGGTCCCTTCGAGGTCGGTCCCCACGGCGCGCTCCAGCCGCTCATCGACGGCCTGAAGCTCATGGGCAAACAGCTCCTGACCCCGGACAACGCGGACCCGGTCCTGTACTGGCTGGCCCCGCTTCTGTCCATGATCCCGGTCCTGCTGCTCTACATGCCCATCCCGTACGGCCCGGTGCTGACGGGCATGGACGTCAACCTCGGCCTGCTGCTGATTCTGGCCTTCTCCAGCTTCAGCGCCCTGGCCGTCATCCTGGCCGGCTGGGCCTCCAATAACAAATGGGGCCTCCTGGGCGCGGCTCGTGCCGTGTCCCAGACCGTGGCCTATGAGATCCCGCTGCTCCTGACCGTGCTGGCCATCTCGTTCATGACCGGCACCCTGAGCCTGACGGAGATCACCAATCTGCAGTCCGGGTACATCTGGAACTGGTACATCTTCCAGCAACCGCTGGCCTTCCTGATCTTCCTGGTGGCCATGTTCGGCGAGACCAACCGCGCGCCGTTCGACCTGGCCGAGGCCGAGTCCGAACTGACCGCCGGTTTCCACACCGAGTATTCGGCCATGGGCTTCGGCCTCTTCTTCCTGGCCGAATACGGCTACATGGTGGTCATGTGCTCGGTCTGTTCCGTCCTGTTCCTGGGCGGCTATCACGGACCCTTCCCCGGCATCGATGGATGGTGGTGGATGGTCCTCAAGACCTTCGCCCTGTTGTCCTTCATGATCTGGGCGCGCTGGACCTTCCCCCGCGTGCGCTTCGACCAGCTGCTGAACATCAACTGGAAATGGTTGCTGCCGCTGGCCACGTTCAACCTGTTGGCCACCGCGCTGATCATGAAGTTGTAG